The region CCGGACGCAACGCCCAGGGGGTCAAGGTAATCAACATTGCTGAACGCGACAGTGTGATCAGCGCCTTCCCCATCCGCCGCGAAGACGAGCTCTAAGACACCAGTAACCCGTGAGCCCGGCCCGTCAGTGGCCGGGTTTTTTTATGTCGCAAGCCATTCAATGTCAAAGTTTAATGAACCGGTTGTGAGGCATCAGCTGGGCCTCAGCCAGGAAATAACAGCTCCTGGCAGGCTTTTTTCAGCACCCTCCTCTCTAGACACTTTGTAAGGTAAATACTGATTAAAGAAACAAAACTGTTTACAAAAATGTGTCTTTGGGTTACACTGTGTTCAACGTTGGGAATGGTCCCGACGGCACCCCCAAACATCACCGCCCAGGAGGCGACCCAAATGACACAGACCCAGACCAGCACCAACAGCCGGACCTTCGTGGACACCGTCACGTACCGCCCGGGCGCCGTTATCCTCTACCCTGGCAAAAGCGACATGCTGTACCGCGTCTCCAGCGGCCTGGTGCGCGTGCACACCATGGATGACGACGGCAACGGCCTGACCCTGCGCTACGTCAAGCCTGGTGAATACTTCGGCGAGGAAGCCCTTGCTGGAGCCAACCGTGGCTACTTCGCCGAAGCCGTGACTGACAGCAGCATTGATGTCATCAACCCAGCACTGATGAGCGCCGAGGACAACCTGATTGTCACGACGCACCTCGTCCGGACGCTGGAGCGCGCCTACGAGAGCATCTACCGCCTGGTCGGCAAGCGCCTGCGTGCCCGTATCGCCGGTGAGCTGCTGGAGCTCAAGGACACTGCCCTGGCCACCCAGCTCGACAGCGGCGAGACCATGATCTACGCCACGCACGATGAACTGGCCGCCGCTGTAGGCAGCGTGCGCGAGACCGTCACCAAGGTCGTAGGTGAACTGTCCCGCGAGGGTGTGATCAGCGCAGGCTACGGCAAGATCACCCTGAAAAACGAGAAAGCGCTCAGCGAAATCGCCGCTGCCTGAATCAGCTGTTCGTCCCTCTGCCGCCCGGTCATGTGCCGGGCGGTTTCTGTTGTCCGGGCGGGTGGTTCACTCGTGAAAGACATAGGCCGGTCAATGTTTGCCAGACCCCGCTAGACTCAGACTCATGAGTGAGCCTGTCATTTCTTCTTTCAACGATCAGCGCCCGTTGCGGGTCGCCGTGATTGGCAGTGGGCCCAGTGGCATCTTTGCCACTGAAGCCCTGCTGAAGCAGAGCGAGCTGCCGGTGCAGGTAGACGTTTTTGACCGTCTGCCTACGCCCTACGGCCTGGTGCGCTACGGCGTAGCCCCAGACCACCTGACAATCAAGAGTGTCACACGTGGTTTTGAAAAAACTCTCTCGGACCCGCGTGTACGTTTCCTGGGGAACGTGGAGTTTGGGAGCGACCTCACGCATGAGGAGGCCCGCGCCCACTACGACGCACTGCTGTACACCGTGGGCGCCAGCAGTGACCGCCGGCTGGGAATTCCTGGAGAAGACCTGAACGGCAGCATGAGTGCCACTGAGTTTGTCGCGTGGTACAACGGCCATCCCGACGCTGCGGCGCGTGAAATGGTCCTGCACGCCAGCGGCGTGGCCGTTGTAGGTGTAGGCAACGTGGCACTGGACGTGACGCGTATCCTGGCCAAGACTTCAGCTGAACTGCACGATTCGGATATTGCTGCGCACGCGTTGAGCGCCCTGGAGCAGAGTCCCGTCCGGGACGTGTGGATCCTGGGACGCCGCGGGCCAGCCCAGGCCAGCTTTACCACCAAGGAGCTGCGGGAATTTGGGGAGCTGGCCGAGGCCGAGCCGGTGGTGTACCCGGAGGAAATTGCGCTGACGGAAGCTGAGGAAGCCGCAATCACGGACAATGTCAAGAAGAAGAATGTAGAAGTGCTTCGTGACTTTGCCGGGCGTACCTCTGAAGGCAAGCCCCGGCGGGTGCATTTACGTTTCCTGGTGTCCCCTATCGAAATTCTGGATGACGGACAGGGCAACGTGGCAGGTCTGAAGGTGGAGCGCAACCGGCTGGATGAACAGGGCAATGCCGTAGGCACCGGCGAGTACGAGACGTTGCCCGTACAGATGGTGCTGCGCAGCGTTGGCTACCGCGGGGTAGCGCTGCCTGAGGTGCCTTTCGACGAGCGGCGTGGAGTGATTCCCAACACTGAAGGCCGGGTCGAGGGCCGCACTGGCGAATACACGGCCGGCTGGATCAAGCGTGGGCCAAGCGGCGTGGTAGGAACCAACCGCAAAGACGCCACGGATACGGTGGCTCATCTGATTGCCGACGCGAAGGCTGGGGTCCTTTCTCCCGCCGTTCGAGGCCGTGAGGATGTCGACGCCCTGCTGCAGGCCAAGGGCGTCGATGTGTACACCTTCTCCGACTGGAAGGCGCTGGATGCTCACGAACTGTCTCAGGGGCAGGCGCTGGGACGTCCCCGGGCCAAGGTCGTGCACCGCCACGAGATGCTCACGCACCGCAACAAGTAAGGTCTGTTTCCGAGCAGTAAGGCTACGCAGACAGTGTGACGCTGCTGAACTGCAAAATGTCCTGAACGCTTGAGCGTCATGATGGCCTCTGCTTTACCGCGCAGATGCTGCCCCCAGCTGACAGGCTGCCCATAGATTGGGCAGCCTTTTGCCATAATTGTCGGCACATGGACGGCCGGCATTCCGACATTCTGGTGGTAGGAGGCGGTCCGGCCGGGTTACATGCCGCGTTTTACGCTGGGTGGCGCGGTCTTCAGGTACAGGTGCTGGAGGCCCGTCCCGTGTTGGGAGGGCAGCTCCAGGCACTGTACCCAGACAAGGTGGTGTATGACATTCCTGGCCTCCCCGCGGTGGTTGCCTCTGAGGTGGTCAGCAATCTGGTTGCTCAGCTCAGTGGGCTTCCGGTCTCTGTCCAGGTGAATGCCACGGCCCGGCATCTGAGTGCCCACAACGGCGGCTGGCGGATAGCCACGGACGACGCAACGTTCACGGCGCGGGCCGTCATCCTGGCTCCGGGGCTCGGAGCGCTCACAGCCCGCGCGGCGCGGGTTGCCGGAGCAGAAGTGCATCCTGGCGTCCGTACAGAAGTCCCCGAAGCGGCCGCGCTCTCCGGGAAGCACGTGCTTGTCGTGGGAGGAGTGCCGCAGGCTGTTCAGTCTGCCCTGGAGCTGGTTGATGCTGGTGCCCATGTCACCCTGACGCACCGGCGCGCGGGCTTCCGGGGGCACCCTGCACAGTTGGCCCGGCTCGACCAGCTCCGTATGGAAGGGCGCCTTGAGATCATCGCTCCGGCGCTCATGGACAGGCTGACTTCAGAGGACGCAGTTCTGCTGGAACATGGCACAGAACGCCGGGTCCAGGCTGATACGGTGCTGCTACTCAACGGATACCTTCCGGACCTGTCGCCGGTGCAGACATGGCCTCTGAACTGGAATGGCGACTACGTGCCGGATGGCACGGGCGGTCAGACTGTGCTTCCCGGGGTCTTTGTGGCGGGCGACGCCGCATATTCAGGAGGCAGCTTCAAACTGATCTCTGTGGGCCTTGCCCAGGCAGCTATTGCAGCGAACCACGCGGTTCATCACGTGAATCCTGAGCTCAAGGTGCGGCCCGGTCACAGCAGCGAAAAATGGCTGGCGCCCAGGCCTAGAGGGCCGGGTGAGGACGGGGTCTGAGCCCCTGAGCGCGCACGAGTTTACGGACCTCCTGGCACCGGCAGCTGGAATACGTGCAGAGCAGCGCCTCAGGGTCACGGCGCAGCAGGGCCACTGTCTGATCGACCAGATCACGGACCCGGTACAGTCTCAGGGTCGCCCCGCCCACTACGGCACTGCGCATAGAGAAATGCATCAGGGGCTGCAGATTGTCAAAGTCGGCCGAACAGTTGGGAAACGCCGTGGGCAGAACGCCACCGTCCAGCGCTACATAGCGCGTCAGCAGGGGCATGCCGGCAATATGCTCGCCGTAGTGGATGGTGGTATTACTGCCGAAATCCACTCCCATCAGCAGGGCGTATCCGTCCAGGTCATACAGCGCACCAATAGGCTGATACGGGCTCGACAAGGTCTGCACACCGCAGATCCGAGCCGCTTCCTGCCCCAGCGCAATAAAACTGAGGGTCGGGTGGAAACTGCGCACAGCTTCAGGTCGTTCGACCATTTCCTGGGGAACCCGGCCGATATCTCGGCTCACACGACTGTCCCGCCGGTACCGCGCATGCACCGGTGACGTTGCGTGGCGGAGCAGGGTGTTGTAAGTGAAAGCTGGAGCCACCACTGTGGCCGTGCGCCGCTCGAGTGCCCCAACGACCGTACGCGCCCCACCTTCAAGCTGTCCGAACGACTTGAGGCTGGCATGCACAATCAGGTGCTGGGTTCCGTCCAGCCCGAGAGCACCCAGACCTTCATCAAGCTGGGCTGGGGAAACGGCCGGTTTGCGCAGCAGGTTCAGCACAGCCCTTAGTGTACGCCCTGAACAAAAGAACACCGCCCCCGAAGGAGCGGTGTGTGAAGCCAGATTCAACGTGCTGGCCCGGTCGGACGCGGCAAGGTTACTTGACGAACAGCATCTGGCGGTAGGTCGGCAGCGGCCAGTGCTTGCTGCTCACCACTTTCTCCAGGCGGTCTGCGGCGCGGCGCACTTCCTGCATGGCAGGCAACACGTGATCACGCATATGGTGTGCCTTCTCGTGGATTTCTTCACCGCCGAGAGCTTCGTTCTGCTCGCGCAGGGTGCGCAGGTTCTCGTACAGCTCATCTGCGATCTCCACGAGTTCTTCGGTCACCCCTTTGACCGCCTTGCTCTTGATCTCGACATTGCCAAGTTCGGCAAGATAAGTAATCGCTGCGGGCAGGATCTGGGTCTGCGCCATGTACTCGGTGGTTTCACCCTCGATGTTCACGGTCTTGAAGTAGATGTCGTACATGATTTCCTGACGTGCGCCCAGTTCGCGCTCGTTCAGGACGTTGTACTGCTCGAACAGGCGGAGGTTCTTCTCGCTGTTGAGGTGCTCGATGGCGTCCAGGGTGGTGCGCAGGTTGAGCAGACCACGCTGGTGCTCGGCTTCCTCGTGCCACGCTTCGCTGTAGCCGTCGCCGTTGAAGATGATGCGCTTGTATTGCGTGTAGGTTTCCTTGACCAGTTCAGCGACAGCACTGTCCAGCGTGGCGTCACTGCCCTTGAGCTTCTCGTTGAGCTGCGCGGTGAGCTGGGTGATCGCGTCAGCAATGATCAGGTTAAGTACGGTGATGGGGAAGGAAATGCTCTGCGAGCTGCCCACTGCACGGAACTCGAACTTGTTCCCGGTGAAGGCAAACGGGCTGGTGCGGTTGCGGTCACCAGCGTGCACAGGAATTTCCGGCAGCACGCTGCTGCCCAGGCCCAGCAGACCGGCTTCGGGGCCGCGGCCGCCTTTCCCACTGGCCAGGCGATCGAAGATGTCGGTCAGCTCGCTGCCCAGGAAGATGCTGATAATTGCGGGCGGTGCCTCGTTGGCTCCCAGACGGTGATCGTTGCTGGCACTGGCCACGCAGGCACGCAGCAGGTCCTGGTGGTCGTCGACGGCTTTGATGACGGCCGTGCAGAAGAACAGGAACTGCATGTTCCGGTGGGGCGTCTCGCCGGGATCGAGCAGGTTCTCGCCCGCGTCGGTGCCCATGCTCCAGTTGCAGTGTTTGCCCGAGCCGTTGACGCCTGCAAAGGGCTTTTCGTGCATCAGGCACACCAGACCATACTTACGGGCGGTGGTGCGCAGCACCTGCATGATCAGCTGCTGGTGGTCGGCGGCAATATTGCTGTTCTCGAAGATGGGCGCAATTTCAAACTGACCGGGCGCCACCTCGTTGTGACGGGTCTTGACCGGAATGCCCAGGGCATACAGCTGCATTTCCGCATCGGTCATGAAGCTCAGCACGCGGTCAGGAATCGCTCCGAAGTAGTGATCTTCGAGTTCCTGCCCACGCGGGGGCTTGGCACCGAACAGGGTGCGGCCGGTCATCACCAGGTCGGGGCGGCGGTAGTAGTACTCCTCGGCAATCAGGAAGTATTCCTGCTCGGCGCCCAGGGTGCTGCTGATTCGGGTTCCCTCCGACGCACCGAACAGGCTGAGCGCCGGGGTAACGGCCTTGTTCAGGGCCTCGATGGAGCGCAGCAGCGGGATTTTCAGGTCCAGGGCCTCGCCGGTCCAGGACAGGAATACGCTGGGAATACACAGGGTCGCGCCGTTGGCGTGCCGGACGATGAAGGCGGGGCTGCTGGGATCCCAGGCCGTATAGCCACGGGCCTCGAAGGTGGCGCGCAGGCCGCCCGAGGGGAAGGAACTGGCATCAGGCTCAGCCTGGATCAGTTCCTTGCCGGAGAACGACATGATAGCCACGCCGTCACCAGCAGGGTTCAGGAACGAATCGTGCTTCTCGGCCGTGGAGCCGGTCAAGGGCTGGAACCAGTGGGTGTAGTGGGTCGCGCCCTTTTCCATCGCCCAGGTCTTCATCGCCAGGGCTACGGTGTCTGCGATGCTGGAGTCAAGCGTCTCACCGCGCTCGAGCGTGGCCTGCAGGCTGCGGTAGTCGGGCTTGCTCAGCCGGGCCTTGAGCTGGTCAAGCGTCAGCACGTCGCTGGCGAACAGCTCGTTGACCAGTTCACTGGGGGTGGCCGAGACGGAGGCGTCAACGCGCCAGTTGCGGGCGGCCGAGTTTACATCGAAATCCTGGTTCATGGGGGCTCCCTGGGAGTGCAGTACGAAGGAAAACGGGGCCGGTCAGGACAACCTGGTGCCGGCAGCTCGGGGAGAAGTATAGGAGTGCCGTTTGCACGGGTCAATGATCCGGTTGGACAACTTGCACATTAGAGCCACGTGATGTGCGGAATTGATTTCTGATTCTGCAAATTGTCCGAGTCAATCTTGATGAACAAACCGCTCTTTCGGGACATTTTGTACTAGACCCGGAGTGCCCGTGTGTACGGAGCAAGAGATATGGTAATGACGACCACCCAACGAGCGCCGCGCCGGATCACCGCTGCGGCCTCTTTACAATGAGCCGCGCCAACGGAGGTTGCCTTTTTCTATGACGCCTGACGCCACCACACAGAATTCCAATCTGACGCCCGCCGAGCTCCTCAAACGCCTGGAACAGGAAGATGTTCATTTTCTGCGCCTGCAGTTCACGGACATTCTGGGTACTACCAAGAACGTCGAGGTGCCCCGGTCCCAGTTTCAAAAGGCACTCAACGGCGACGTCACCTTCGATGGCAGCGCTGTGGAAGGATTTACACGGGTCGAGGAAAGCGACATGCTGCTCTCCCCTGACCTCAGAACGTTCCTGATTTATCCCCAGTTCTCCCGTGAAGAGGGTGAACGGGGCCGCGTGGCCCGGCTGATCTGCGATGTCACTCTCCCTGACGGCACCCCCTTTGAGGGTGATCCCAGGCAGGTACTGCGCCGGCAGGTGCTGCGTGCCAGAAACCTGGGTTTTGAAATGTTTGTTGGCACCGAGCCGGAGTTCTTTCTGTTCGAACGCACAACGGACGGCCGGGGCACCACGGTCACGCATGACAAGGCCGGCTACTTCGACCTTGCTCCGATCGACAAGGGAGAGCGCATCCGGCGTGAAATCGTGAACAAGCTGCTGCATATGGGCTTTGACATCGAGGCCGCACATCACGAGGTCGCGCCAGGACAACACGAGATCGATTTCCGGTATGCGCCGGCCCTGGAAACTGCGGACCGTATTGCCACGTTTAAGTTTGTGGTCAAACGCGTGGCGCTTGAATATGGCCTGCTGGCCTCGTTCCTTCCCAAGCCAATTGCCGGGATCAGTGGCAGCGGCATGCACTGTCACCTGAGTCTGTTCAAGGACGGAGTGAATGCTTTCGCAGATTCAAGTGGCGAGCACGGGTTGTCGCCGACAGCAATGCAGTTCATCGCGGGGCTCCTGGAGCACGCAGGCGGCATGACTGCCATTACCAACCCGCTGGTCAACAGCTATAAACGGCTGGTGCCCGGCTTTGAGGCTCCGGTCAACGTGGCCTGGAGCACCAGCAACAGGTCGGCTCTGATCCGCATTCCGGCCAAGCGAGGCGCCTCCACGCGCGCAGAGGTTCGTATGCCCGACCCCAGCTGCAATCCATACCTGGCGCTTGCAGTCATGCTCGCAGCCGGCCTGGACGGCATAGAGCAGGACATGGAGCCAGCGCCGGCCATCCAGCGCAATATTTTCAAGATGACTGTTCGCGAAAAGCGCCATCACCGCGTGCGGGAACTGCCGACAGACCTGCGGGAAGCTCTGGAAGAACTGGCCAAGGATGACGTGATTGCCGGTGCGCTCGGAGATCATGTCATGACCCATTTCGTGGCCGCCAAGCGAAGCGAGTGGCAGGATTACAACTCCACAATTCACGCCTGGGAACTCGACCGCTACCTTGACCTGATCTGAGTCCTTAAAAGTCCCAGCGCAGTGACCACGCCGTCAGTACAACCGAATACATCTGAAGTGAGCGATGACTTGCTGGGCAAGAGCAACATAATTGCGAAATATATATACAAAGGCGCAATAACCTCCTCTGACTAGGGGCATTTTCTCCGCACAATTTCAAAACAGAATGTGAGTTAAGCATTGACACCAGATAAAGACCTGCCTAGAATCTCAGCATCTCTACATCCGCAGGCCTTGGCCATACGGCCCCTGCTTCTATACCCGGAGGATCCATGAAAAAGACCACCCTGAGCCTTAGCCTGATCGCCGCCCTTGCCCTGGGGAGCGCCAGCGCCCAGACCACCATCAAGATCGCGACGCTGTCCCCCCTGTCCGGCGGCCAGAGCGACCTGGGCACCCAGATCAAGAACGGCGCGCAGCTCGCCGTCAATGAATACAAAGAGCAGTTCCGCAAGCTGGGCTTTAACCTGCAGCTCGTTGGTTACGACGACCAGGCTGACCCGGCCACCGGAACCGCCGCTGCCCGTAAGATCGCCGCAGACCGCCAGATCCTGGCTGTCGTCGGCACCCTGAACAGTGGCGTGGCTATCCCCAGCAGCGCTGCCCTGCAGCCCAGCCGCGTGGCCCTGGTCAGCCCCGCGAACACCGCCAACCAGGTCACCGACCGCGGTCTGAGCAACATGAACCGCATCGTTGCCCGTGACGACGCGCAGGGCCCTGCTGGCGCCAACTTCATCACCGGCACCCTGAAGGCTAAGAAGGTCTACATCCTGAACGACAAGACCGCCTACGGCGAAGGTCTGGCCAAGGAAGTTGAAAAGACCCTCAAGGCCGGCGGCGTGCAGATCGTGACCAACGAGGGCACCGAAGAGAAGAGTGACTTCTCCAGCATCGTGGCCAAGATCAAGCTTCAGAAGCCTGACGCCATCTACTTCGGCGGCATCTACAACCAGGTTGGCGTATTCATCAAGCAGCTGCGCGAAGCTGGCATCAATGCTCCTGTGGTCGGCGGCGACGGCCTGGACAGCAGCGAACTGGCCACCATCGCCGGCGAAGGCGCCAACAACATCTACTTCACGACCGTGGCTGCTCCTATCGAAGCGCTGCCGGCCGCCAAAGTGTTCGCTGCCAACTACCAGAAGACCTTTGGTAAGCAGGCACAGGGCTTCGGTGCGTTCGGTTACGACGCTGCCAAGGTCACCCTCCAGGGCGTGCTGAATGCCATCCGCGCCAACAAGAACAAGCTCCCTACCCGCGCTCAGGTTGAGTCGGCCATCCGCAAGGGCTCCTTTACCGGCCTGCTCTCTGGCAACGTAAGCTTTAACAGCTTCGGTGACCGCAAGGCCGGCACCCTGTACGTGATGGCCGTGAACCAGGGCAAGTACAAGCTGGCGACCAGCATCCCTGTTAAGCCTGCCAAGCAGTAAACCAGTCATCTGGAATAAGGGTGCCTTCCGTCTGCTTCCGCTCCCGGTGTAGCGAGGCATTCCACACCAAGAGGCCGGGCCTAGTGCTCGGCCTCTTGGTGTGGAACGGAACGAACTTGTCTAGCTCGCGCTTTGTCTGAACAACTGTTCCTACCTCGCAAATCGACCAACCATCTTGGACAGCGGTCGCACGAAATCCTGTTGTGACACTGAGGGAGATACACTCCATTCACCACCAAGGCCATCGTGTCATTGTGCACACTTCCACCCTATCGGCACTCGTGTCCCGCGTTTAAGTAACGCCGGAATTCTCTACCTTGAAAGGAGTTGAGTTATTTGGATCTTGCCACCCTTCTGCCGTTCCTCGTGAACGTGATCGTCGGGGGACTGGTGATCGGTTTTGTATACGCGATCATCGCACTCGGCTACACCATGGTTTACGGCGTTCTGCAGCTGATCAACTTCGCCCACAGTGAAGTGTTCGTGACTGGAGCCATCGTCGGCTTCGAGGTCTTCCGCCTGCTGGCCAACAATCCTATGAACGGGTATCTCAAGCTCATCATCGCGCTGGCGTCTGCCATGCTCATTTCAGGGCTGCTGAACGTGCTGATCGAACGTCTGGCGTACCGGCCACTGCGCAACGCACCCAAGCTGGTTCCGCTGATCACTGCCATCGGGGTCTCGCTGATCCTGCAGGATCTGCTGAAGCTGTTCGAAGCATTCCAGACTCCCAGCCGCTTTGACCTGACCTACACCCTTCCGCAGGGTTTTGCCGCTCCTTTTTGCGGTACCGAAAGTTCTTGTGCTCCGTTTGGCACGTTCCTCAAGGGCATTGGCATCGAAGTGCAGCTTAAAGATGTCATCATCATCGGCGTATCGCTGCTCAGCCTGGCGCTGCTCAACCATCTGGTGAACCATACCCGGCTCGGCAAGGGTATTCGCGCTGTGGCTCAGGACCGCGTCACTGCCGGTCTGATGGGCATCGACAGCAACCGCATGATCAGCGCCACCTTTGCCATCGGCGGCGCCCTGGGTGGCGTCAGCGGCGTTCTGTTCGGCATGAAGATCGGCACCGTCAACGCCTACAGTGGCTTTGACCCCGGCATCATCGCCTTCACAGCCGCCGTACTGGGTGGTATCGGCAGCATTCCGGGCGCCGTGCTCGGTGGTCTCACGCTGGGCGTTATCCAGAACCTGATCGGCGGCGCCTTCAGTGTGCTGGGTGGGCTATGGCAGGTATCGAACCTGGAAGCCATCGACGCGTCCTACCAGCGCATCGGGGCGTTTATCGTGCTGGTGCTGATCCTGATCTTTAAACCCACCGGTCTGCTCGGCAAGAGCAACACGGAGAAGGTATGACGGCCATCAACCCTTTACAGGCTCGTGTAAAGCAGGGTGGTCCTGACCGCACCATTCTGCTGATCCTGCTGTTCCTGGTCACCAGCGCAATTCTGCTGGTGTCCCACAACTCAGACATGCTGTCCCAGATGGGGCCGTTGGGCGTCGTGCTCAAAAACCCCATCATGGAAGCTTTCGTAGTTTCGCTTTTCCTGGCCAACGTGCTGTTTGCCTATCTGTGGCGCGCTGCCCCGTGGGCCAAGCTTCTGGTCGGCCTCGCAAGCCTGCTGCTCGTGCTCCCCATGGCCGGGCGTGCAGACACCAGCCTGCTTGACCTGAGCATTCAGATCATGATCTTCGCCGCGCTGGCCCTGGGCCTGAACATTGTGGTCGGCCTCGCGGGCCTGCTGGACCTGGGCTATGTGGCGTTCTTTGCCGTGGGAGCCTACGTCTGGGGTATTTTCGCCAGCCCACGCTTTGCCGAGGTGCTCCGCTACTTCGGAGAAAACCCAGGAGCCAACGCCATCGGTACGATGCTGCTGGGTCTGGCGACTCTGGTAGCAGGTCTGGGCGGCTACCTGGCCCTCCAGAAACGCCGCGCCGACAGCACACCAAGCCGGGCGGCCTGGACTCTGGCCCTGTCGCTGGTGGCCGGCATCGTGGTCTGGTTTTTGGTGGGCCGCAGTCTGTTTACCCTCGGTGAGCGCACCTGGGCACTTCCGGCGCTCTGGATCACGCTTCTTCCGGTTCTTGCCG is a window of Deinococcus deserti VCD115 DNA encoding:
- a CDS encoding helix-turn-helix domain-containing protein, with translation MTQTQTSTNSRTFVDTVTYRPGAVILYPGKSDMLYRVSSGLVRVHTMDDDGNGLTLRYVKPGEYFGEEALAGANRGYFAEAVTDSSIDVINPALMSAEDNLIVTTHLVRTLERAYESIYRLVGKRLRARIAGELLELKDTALATQLDSGETMIYATHDELAAAVGSVRETVTKVVGELSREGVISAGYGKITLKNEKALSEIAAA
- a CDS encoding FAD-dependent oxidoreductase, which gives rise to MSEPVISSFNDQRPLRVAVIGSGPSGIFATEALLKQSELPVQVDVFDRLPTPYGLVRYGVAPDHLTIKSVTRGFEKTLSDPRVRFLGNVEFGSDLTHEEARAHYDALLYTVGASSDRRLGIPGEDLNGSMSATEFVAWYNGHPDAAAREMVLHASGVAVVGVGNVALDVTRILAKTSAELHDSDIAAHALSALEQSPVRDVWILGRRGPAQASFTTKELREFGELAEAEPVVYPEEIALTEAEEAAITDNVKKKNVEVLRDFAGRTSEGKPRRVHLRFLVSPIEILDDGQGNVAGLKVERNRLDEQGNAVGTGEYETLPVQMVLRSVGYRGVALPEVPFDERRGVIPNTEGRVEGRTGEYTAGWIKRGPSGVVGTNRKDATDTVAHLIADAKAGVLSPAVRGREDVDALLQAKGVDVYTFSDWKALDAHELSQGQALGRPRAKVVHRHEMLTHRNK
- a CDS encoding NAD(P)/FAD-dependent oxidoreductase; amino-acid sequence: MDGRHSDILVVGGGPAGLHAAFYAGWRGLQVQVLEARPVLGGQLQALYPDKVVYDIPGLPAVVASEVVSNLVAQLSGLPVSVQVNATARHLSAHNGGWRIATDDATFTARAVILAPGLGALTARAARVAGAEVHPGVRTEVPEAAALSGKHVLVVGGVPQAVQSALELVDAGAHVTLTHRRAGFRGHPAQLARLDQLRMEGRLEIIAPALMDRLTSEDAVLLEHGTERRVQADTVLLLNGYLPDLSPVQTWPLNWNGDYVPDGTGGQTVLPGVFVAGDAAYSGGSFKLISVGLAQAAIAANHAVHHVNPELKVRPGHSSEKWLAPRPRGPGEDGV
- a CDS encoding AAC(3) family N-acetyltransferase, which gives rise to MLNLLRKPAVSPAQLDEGLGALGLDGTQHLIVHASLKSFGQLEGGARTVVGALERRTATVVAPAFTYNTLLRHATSPVHARYRRDSRVSRDIGRVPQEMVERPEAVRSFHPTLSFIALGQEAARICGVQTLSSPYQPIGALYDLDGYALLMGVDFGSNTTIHYGEHIAGMPLLTRYVALDGGVLPTAFPNCSADFDNLQPLMHFSMRSAVVGGATLRLYRVRDLVDQTVALLRRDPEALLCTYSSCRCQEVRKLVRAQGLRPRPHPAL
- a CDS encoding glutamine synthetase III, whose product is MNQDFDVNSAARNWRVDASVSATPSELVNELFASDVLTLDQLKARLSKPDYRSLQATLERGETLDSSIADTVALAMKTWAMEKGATHYTHWFQPLTGSTAEKHDSFLNPAGDGVAIMSFSGKELIQAEPDASSFPSGGLRATFEARGYTAWDPSSPAFIVRHANGATLCIPSVFLSWTGEALDLKIPLLRSIEALNKAVTPALSLFGASEGTRISSTLGAEQEYFLIAEEYYYRRPDLVMTGRTLFGAKPPRGQELEDHYFGAIPDRVLSFMTDAEMQLYALGIPVKTRHNEVAPGQFEIAPIFENSNIAADHQQLIMQVLRTTARKYGLVCLMHEKPFAGVNGSGKHCNWSMGTDAGENLLDPGETPHRNMQFLFFCTAVIKAVDDHQDLLRACVASASNDHRLGANEAPPAIISIFLGSELTDIFDRLASGKGGRGPEAGLLGLGSSVLPEIPVHAGDRNRTSPFAFTGNKFEFRAVGSSQSISFPITVLNLIIADAITQLTAQLNEKLKGSDATLDSAVAELVKETYTQYKRIIFNGDGYSEAWHEEAEHQRGLLNLRTTLDAIEHLNSEKNLRLFEQYNVLNERELGARQEIMYDIYFKTVNIEGETTEYMAQTQILPAAITYLAELGNVEIKSKAVKGVTEELVEIADELYENLRTLREQNEALGGEEIHEKAHHMRDHVLPAMQEVRRAADRLEKVVSSKHWPLPTYRQMLFVK
- the glnA gene encoding type I glutamate--ammonia ligase, producing the protein MTPDATTQNSNLTPAELLKRLEQEDVHFLRLQFTDILGTTKNVEVPRSQFQKALNGDVTFDGSAVEGFTRVEESDMLLSPDLRTFLIYPQFSREEGERGRVARLICDVTLPDGTPFEGDPRQVLRRQVLRARNLGFEMFVGTEPEFFLFERTTDGRGTTVTHDKAGYFDLAPIDKGERIRREIVNKLLHMGFDIEAAHHEVAPGQHEIDFRYAPALETADRIATFKFVVKRVALEYGLLASFLPKPIAGISGSGMHCHLSLFKDGVNAFADSSGEHGLSPTAMQFIAGLLEHAGGMTAITNPLVNSYKRLVPGFEAPVNVAWSTSNRSALIRIPAKRGASTRAEVRMPDPSCNPYLALAVMLAAGLDGIEQDMEPAPAIQRNIFKMTVREKRHHRVRELPTDLREALEELAKDDVIAGALGDHVMTHFVAAKRSEWQDYNSTIHAWELDRYLDLI
- a CDS encoding branched-chain amino acid ABC transporter substrate-binding protein is translated as MKKTTLSLSLIAALALGSASAQTTIKIATLSPLSGGQSDLGTQIKNGAQLAVNEYKEQFRKLGFNLQLVGYDDQADPATGTAAARKIAADRQILAVVGTLNSGVAIPSSAALQPSRVALVSPANTANQVTDRGLSNMNRIVARDDAQGPAGANFITGTLKAKKVYILNDKTAYGEGLAKEVEKTLKAGGVQIVTNEGTEEKSDFSSIVAKIKLQKPDAIYFGGIYNQVGVFIKQLREAGINAPVVGGDGLDSSELATIAGEGANNIYFTTVAAPIEALPAAKVFAANYQKTFGKQAQGFGAFGYDAAKVTLQGVLNAIRANKNKLPTRAQVESAIRKGSFTGLLSGNVSFNSFGDRKAGTLYVMAVNQGKYKLATSIPVKPAKQ
- a CDS encoding branched-chain amino acid ABC transporter permease, yielding MDLATLLPFLVNVIVGGLVIGFVYAIIALGYTMVYGVLQLINFAHSEVFVTGAIVGFEVFRLLANNPMNGYLKLIIALASAMLISGLLNVLIERLAYRPLRNAPKLVPLITAIGVSLILQDLLKLFEAFQTPSRFDLTYTLPQGFAAPFCGTESSCAPFGTFLKGIGIEVQLKDVIIIGVSLLSLALLNHLVNHTRLGKGIRAVAQDRVTAGLMGIDSNRMISATFAIGGALGGVSGVLFGMKIGTVNAYSGFDPGIIAFTAAVLGGIGSIPGAVLGGLTLGVIQNLIGGAFSVLGGLWQVSNLEAIDASYQRIGAFIVLVLILIFKPTGLLGKSNTEKV